The proteins below are encoded in one region of Brassica napus cultivar Da-Ae chromosome A6, Da-Ae, whole genome shotgun sequence:
- the LOC125575952 gene encoding L-type lectin-domain containing receptor kinase S.6-like, producing the protein MNPFLLFFFHLILLLTQDFPALSLRFSPSQPNLTLYGDAFFRGHTISLTQQQPCFPSPSPRNCSSSGIGRALYVYPIKFLDLSTNTTASFSCRFSFTIIASPSCPFGDGFAFLIASNADSFTFSNGFLGLPDPALDPLGSFVAVEFDTAFDPSHGDINDNHVGIDVNSIVSVASVDAISKGIDLKSGREMMVWIEYSDVLKLIRVWVGYSRVKPKSPVLSAQVDLAGKFREYMHVGFSASNALGSAFHIVERWKFRTFGSHPDAVQEDDDWLVCFENPGNTRHRYGLDVRVSVVGLRIPFWSLLPGLAAVVVLTAFIAYSLIRGKKRIVCEGVGLNRVPGRLSLAEIKSATSGFNENTIVGHGASATVYRGSIPMVGSVAVKRFDRAHWPQCNRNPFTTEFTTMTGYLRHKNLVQFQGWCSEGTETALVFEYLPNGSLSDFLHKKPSSDPSEEFVVLSWKQRVNIILGVASALTYLHEECERQIIHRDVKSCNIMLDAEFNAKLGDFGLAEVYEHSAMLSGRNATLPAGTMGYLAPEYVYTGVPSEKSDVYSFGVVILEVCTGRRPVGDDGSILIDLMWSLWEKGKVLDGVDVMLKEEFDAEEMERVLMVGMVCSHPDCDKRPRVKEAVRIIRGEAPLPVLPAKRPLLRIHLATEADEMIADSLVGEELPWMTPKSHF; encoded by the coding sequence ATGAATCCgtttctcctcttcttcttccacctCATTCTCCTTCTCACCCAAGATTTTCCCGCCCTTTCTCTCCGTTTCTCTCCGTCGCAGCCCAACCTAACCCTCTACGGCGACGCCTTCTTCCGCGGCCACACCATCTCCCTCACCCAGCAACAGCCCTGTTTCCCCTCACCCTCGCCGCGAAACTGCTCCTCCTCCGGCATCGGACGCGCCCTCTACGTCTACCCGATCAAGTTCCTAGACCTCTCCACCAACACCACAGCTTCTTTCTCCTGCCGCTTCTCCTTCACCATCATCGCCTCCCCTTCTTGCCCCTTCGGCGACGGCTTCGCCTTCTTGATCGCCTCCAACGCCGATTCTTTCACCTTCTCCAACGGCTTCTTGGGTCTCCCCGACCCGGCTCTAGACCCGCTCGGCTCCTTCGTAGCCGTCGAGTTCGATACAGCTTTCGACCCGAGTCATGGAGATATCAACGATAACCACGTCGGAATCGACGTGAACTCAATCGTCTCCGTCGCTTCCGTGGACGCGATTTCGAAAGGGATTGATCTTAAGAGCGGGAGAGAGATGATGGTGTGGATTGAGTATAGCGACGTTCTGAAACTCATCAGAGTTTGGGTTGGGTACTCACGGGTTAAGCCCAAGAGTCCGGTTTTATCAGCACAGGTTGATCTCGCTGGGAAGTTTAGAGAGTACATGCACGTCGGCTTCTCTGCTTCTAACGCACTTGGTTCGGCGTTTCATATCGTGGAGAGGTGGAAATTTAGAACCTTTGGGTCTCACCCTGACGCGGTTCAAGAAGATGACGACTGGTTGGTTTGTTTTGAGAATCCTGGGAACACTCGCCACCGTTATGGTTTGGATGTTAGGGTTTCGGTTGTTGGGTTAAGGATCCCATTTTGGAGTCTCTTACCTGGTTTAGCTGCTGTTGTTGTTCTCACTGCGTTTATTGCTTACTCGTTGATTCGAGGAAAGAAGAGGATTGTTTGTGAAGGAGTAGGGCTGAACAGGGTCCCGGGAAGATTATCCTTGGCTGAGATAAAGTCTGCAACTTCGGGGTTCAACGAGAACACAATCGTGGGTCATGGAGCTTCAGCAACTGTGTATAGAGGCTCCATTCCGATGGTTGGATCCGTGGCTGTTAAGCGGTTTGATCGGGCTCACTGGCCACAGTGTAACCGCAACCCTTTCACCACGGAGTTTACTACAATGACGGGTTACTTGCGGCACAAGAATCTAGTTCAGTTTCAGGGTTGGTGTAGTGAAGGAACAGAGACGGCTTTGGTGTTTGAGTACTTGCCTAATGGAAGTTTGAGTGACTTCCTTCACAAGAAACCTTCATCGGATCCGTCAGAAGAATTCGTAGTCCTCTCTTGGAAGCAGAGGGTGAACATCATTCTCGGTGTGGCCTCTGCGCTTACTTATCTACACGAAGAATGCGAGAGACAGATCATCCACCGTGATGTCAAGTCCTGTAACATAATGCTTGACGCTGAGTTCAACGCAAAGTTAGGTGATTTCGGGTTAGCTGAGGTTTACGAGCATAGTGCGATGTTATCTGGACGCAACGCTACTCTCCCAGCAGGTACCATGGGTTACTTAGCACCTGAATACGTTTACACAGGTGTACCTTCCGAAAAATCCGACGTTTACAGCTTCGGTGTGGTGATTCTTGAGGTGTGTACGGGGCGTAGACCGGTTGGAGATGACGGGTCAATACTTATAGACCTGATGTGGAGTCTCTGGGAGAAAGGGAAGGTCCTGGATGGTGTTGATGTTATGCTGAAGGAAGAGTTTGATGCAGAGGAAATGGAAAGAGTGCTGATGGTTGGGATGGTATGTTCACATCCTGACTGTGATAAGCGGCCGAGGGTGAAGGAGGCTGTGAGGATTATTCGTGGGGAGGCTCCGCTGCCAGTTCTTCCGGCAAAGAGACCTTTGCTGAGGATACATTTGGCTACGGAGGCGGACGAGATGATTGCCGATAGTTTGGTTGGGGAGGAACTTCCGTGGATGACGCCTAAGTCACACTTTTAG
- the LOC106352411 gene encoding mavicyanin-like: MTMQAALVILVFSGLLAVKTTLAAQHVIGGSQGWEQSVDFDSWSSDKSFKVGDQLVFKYSGLHSVVELGSEAAYKSCDLGTPVNSLSSGNDVVKLSKTGTRYFACGTPGHCQSGMKVKVNVVSADSTAVPSPGSDSSSDSDSGSSNGSDSGSSNGSGSRSSSGQGLRASTGYILAVGSLVIGLVWAY, translated from the exons atgacaatgcaagcaGCTCTAGTTATCCTGGTTTTCTCCGGTTTACTTGCGGTTAAGACAACTTTAGCAGCACAGCATGTGATAGGCGGGAGCCAAGGCTGGGAACAATCCGTTGACTTTGATTCTTGGTCGTCCGATAAATCTTTCAAAGTCGGCGATCAACTTG TTTTCAAATATTCCGGACTACACAGCGTTGTAGAGCTGGGAAGCGAAGCGGCATACAAGAGCTGTGACCTGGGAACACCTGTAAATTCCTTAAGCTCTGGAAACGACGTCGTTAAGCTGTCGAAAACCGGTACTCGTTATTTCGCATGTGGGACCCCAGGGCATTGCCAGTCAGGCATGAAGGTTAAAGTCAACGTTGTCTCTGCTGACTCCACCGCCGTTCCCTCTCCGGGTTCGGATTCAAGCTCCGATTCAGATTCGGGCTCCAGCAACGGCTCAGATTCGGGTTCGAGCAACGGCTCAGGTTCGCGTTCGAGTTCCGGTCAGGGGCTACGTGCTTCCACTGGATATATTTTAGCTGTGGGATCGTTGGTTATTGGACTTGTTTGGGCTTACTGA
- the LOC106349275 gene encoding uncharacterized protein At3g27210, which produces MVTPESPTKDNNSAPMTVKNDSVTIISNSLYSSSPSAKKLFESPIKSTSVQVASPAVKSRWSFSSSKKSFGSKDETFFDTQQWLQSDSDDDFHSVNGDFTPSRGNTPKSSFSDRLPRINNLIFHENKPSRGSSPAPKPRRKKLGDLFRESIREEREESSGGSSSLSSPYLSGENSGEFNKVAIEDSSVKEEKKKSNWQHHRCLPGFSACGGSFMERRKKMSSETGVVAVK; this is translated from the exons ATGGTAACACCAGAATCTCCCACGAAAGATAATAATTCAGCTCCGATGACTGTGAAAAACGACAGCGTTACGATCATTTCTAATTCCTTGTACTCATCGTCTCCTTCTGCGAAGAAACTCTtcg AATCGCCGATAAAGAGTACATCGGTTCAGGTGGCTTCTCCGGCTGTCAAGTCTCGGTGGTCGTTTTCCTCTTCAAAGAAAAGCTTCG GAAGTAAAGATGAAACCTTTTTCGATACCCAGCAATGGCTACAATCTGACTCAGACGATGATTTCCACAGCGTTAATGGCG ATTTCACTCCTTCGCGTGGAAACACTCCTAAGAGCAGCTTCTCGGACAGACTTCCTCGCATCAACAACCTTATATTCCACGAGAATAAGCCTTCTCGAGGCTCTTCCCCAGCGCCAAAACCGAGGAGGAAGAAGCTTGGTGATCTCTTCAGAGAAAGTATAAGAGAAGAACGAGAGGAAAGCTCTGGAGGGTCATCTTCTCTCAGCTCTCCTTATCTCTCTGGTGAAAACTCAGGCGAGTTCAACAAGGTCGCCATTGAGGACTCTAGCgtaaaggaagagaagaagaagtctAACTGGCAGCATCATCGTTGTCTTCCTGGTTTCTCTGCGTGTGGTGGAAGTTTCAtggagaggaggaagaagatgagctCTGAAACTGGGGTTGTTGCTGTGAAATGA
- the LOC106349278 gene encoding uridine/cytidine kinase UKL1, chloroplastic-like yields MPEDSTSIDYVMEKASGPHFSGLRLDGLLSSPSKSANSSPSPFRSGVPSFSQISDPAAPNQPFVIGVTGGTASGKTTVCDMIIQQLHDHRIVLVNQDSFYRGLTSEELERVQEYNFDHPDAFDTEQLLHCIDTLKSGQPYQIPIYDFKTHQRKSDAFRQVNACDVIILEGILVFHDSRVRDLMNMKIFVDTDADVRLARRIRRDTVERGRDVDSVLEQYAKFVKPAFDDFVLPSKKYADVIIPRGGDNHVAVDLIVQHIHTKLGQHDLCKIYPNLFVIQSTFQIRGMHTLIREKDISKHDFVFYSDRLIRLVVEHGLGHLPFTEKQVVTPTGSVYSGVDFCKKLCGVSIIRSGESMENALRACCKGIKIGKILIHREGDNGTQLIYEKLPSDISERHVLLLDPVLGTGNCASQAIELLMRKGVPESHIIFLNLISAPEGIHCICKRFPLLKIVTSEIDQCLNEDFRVIPGLGEYGDRYFGTDE; encoded by the exons ATGCCGGAAGACTCTACGTCGATTGACTACGTCATGGAGAAGGCATCGGGGCCTCACTTCTCCGGTCTTCGCCTCGACGGCCTTCTCTCTTCTCCGTCCAAATCCGCCAACTCTTCCCCTTCTCCCTTCCGTTCCGGTGTTCCATCTTTCTCCCAGATTTCCGATCCCGCCGCGCCTAATCAGCCTTTCGTCATCG GAGTTACTGGTGGTACAGCTTCTGGTAAGACCACGGTGTGTGACATGATCATCCAGCAGCTTCATGATCATCGCATTGTTCTTGTTAACCAG GATTCCTTTTACCGTGGTCTGACATCTGAAGAACTGGAGCGTGTGCAAGAATACAATTTCGATCATCCTG ATGCATTTGATACTGAGCAGCTTTTGCATTGCATTGATACACTCAAGAGTGGCCAACCCTATCAAATTCCAATTTACGACTTCAAGACCCATCAACGTAAATCAGATGCTTTTCGCCAG GTCAATGCTTGTGATGTCATAATTTTGGAAGGGATTCTAGTTTTTCATGACTCACGAGTTCGGGATCTGATGAATATGAAGATCTTCGTTGACACAG ATGCTGATGTGAGGCTTGCTCGCAGAATCAGACGTGACACTGTTGAGAGGGGTAGGGATGTTGATTCTGTGCTTGAACAG TATGCAAAGTTTGTGAAGCCTGCGTTTGATGATTTTGTGCTCCCTTCAAAGAAATATGCCGATGTGATCATTCCTCGTGGAGGTGACAATCACGTTGCAGTTGATTTGATTGTGCAACATATCCACACAAAACTTGGGCAACATGATCTCTGCAAAATCTACCCAAATCTTTTTGTTATCCAATCAACATTTCAG ATAAGAGGCATGCATACACTTATTCGAGAGAAGGACATATCAAAACATGACTTTGTGTTTTACTCAGATCGCCTCATTCGTCTT GTTGTAGAGCATGGTCTTGGCCATTTGCCATTCACTGAGAAACAAGTAGTTACTCCAACAG GATCTGTGTATAGCGGTGTTGATTTCTGCAAGAAACTTTGTGGAGTCTCAATCATTCGAAG TGGTGAAAGCATGGAAAACGCGTTACGTGCATGTTGCAAAGGAATTAAAATTGGGAAGATTCTTATTCATCGTGAAGGCGACAACGGAACGCAg CTTATATATGAGAAGCTTCCAAGTGATATCTCCGAGCGCCATGTCCTGCTTCTAGATCCCGTTTTAGGCACAG GTAACTGTGCAAGTCAGGCGATAGAACTACTCATGCGTAAAGGAGTCCCTGAATCTCACATAATATTCCTCAATCTTATCTCG GCTCCAGAAGGAATCCATTGCATCTGCAAACGGTTTCCACTGTTGAAGATTGTGACATCGGAAATAGATCAATGTCTGAATGAAGACTTTAGGGTTATACCAGGCTTGGGTGAGTATGGCGATCGCTACTTCGGTACTGACGAGTAA
- the LOC106349281 gene encoding uncharacterized RNA methyltransferase pc1998-like has product MHSSTLFSFGARYPNITCRVSPPVSPPVASLSLPSSSPDSLACSLQCPHFQSCSGCTHELNLQRPAVVDEASGFFKRYGVEDFTFDSCRLWGWRCRAKLAVRGTSDNALIGLYQEGTHSVVDIPECKAHHPNINAAIELLREGIKVFDVVPFDEDQGTGDLRYVQMAVTTHSTSLRAPERYKNGKVQVSLVWNSRNEKSHNADKLQALSSFLWRKGGPNCKFHLIHSVWANFQTSTNNIIFGNRWRHLLGERDFWEHVGGIDISLDPSSFGQANTRAFDSLLWKLHKYVPGGSSVADLYAGAGVIGLSLATSRKCSSVKCIEVNKEARLSFEKTIQRLPNSLNCSITWHHADASVNPLSWIIGTDVVVVDPPRRGLDASLRQILESVPSIEKRMKSSSQSTRSNAKEEKRPWILRARELSVQAGNKLTPEENNTLPQRLIYISCGWESFKEDCKSLLSSRAWELEKAHGFNFFPGTDSIEVLAVFKRRVVMKKKKKSGVKKVGLKKVRAK; this is encoded by the exons ATGCATTCTTCGACGCTTTTCTCCTTCGGCGCTCGTTATCCAAACATAACCTGCCGCGTGTCACCTCCGGTTTCGCCTCCCGTCGCTTCTCTTTCTCTCCCGTCAAGCTCCCCCGACTCGCTAGCTTGCTCCCTGCAGTGTCCGCATTTCCAATC GTGCTCAGGCTGCACGCATGAGCTCAATCTCCAACGTCCGGCTGTTGTAGACGAAGCTTCAGGCTTCTTCAAGCGCTACGGCGTCGAAGATTTCACTTTCGATAGTTGTAGACTG TGGGGATGGCGGTGCCGAGCAAAACTAGCCGTTCGTGGCACGTCGGATAATGCGTTGATAGGGTTGTACCAGGAGGGAACTCATTCTGTTGTAGATATCCCTGAATGTAAAG CTCATCATCCTAATATTAATGCTGCCATCGAGTTACTGAGAGAAG GTATTAAGGTGTTCGATGTCGTGCCATTTGATGAGGATCAGGGCACTGGAGACTTGCGATATGTTCAG ATGGCTGTTACGACGCACAGTACATCACTTCGTGCCCCTGAGAGATACAAAAATG GAAAAGTGCAGGTGTCCCTGGTCTGGAACTCGAGAAATGAGAAATCTCATAACGCAGATAAGTTGCAAGCTTTGTCCAGC TTTCTGTGGAGAAAGGGTGGACCCAACTGCAAGTTTCACCTGATCCATTCTGTCTGGGCTAACTTCCAGACATCAACCAACAAT ATAATCTTTGGAAACAGATGGAGGCATCTTTTAGGTGAGAGAGATTTCTGGGAGCACGTTGGAGGAATTGACATATCCTTGGATCCTTCCAGTTTTGGCCAAGCAAATACACGG GCTTTTGATAGCTTGCTTTGGAAACTACATAAGTATGTTCCTGGCGGATCATCTGTTGCTGATCTATACGCAGGAGCCGGGGTAATTGGACTATCGTTAGCTACATCGAGGAAATGCAG TTCTGTCAAATGCATTGAGGTTAACAAAGAAGCTAGGCTGTCTTTTGAGAAAACAATCCAGAGGTTGCCAAACTCGTTGAATTGCAGCATCACTTGGCACCATGCAGATGCTTCAGTT AACCCACTTTCGTGGATTATAGGAACAGATGTAGTAGTTGTGGATCCTCCTAGGAGAGGTCTGGATGCTTCTCTCCGCCAGATTTTGGAGTCTGTCCCATCCATTGAGAAACGAATGAAGTCTTCATCACAGAG TACAAGATCGAACGCAAAAGAGGAGAAGAGGCCGTGGATATTAAGAGCAAGGGAACTTTCAGTTCAAGCTGGCAACAAGCTGACCCCAGAGGAGAATAATACTCTACCGCAAAGACTCATTTATATAAGCTGTGGTTGGGAAAGCTTTAAGGAG GATTGCAAGTCGTTGTTATCTAGCAGAGCATGGGAGCTGGAAAAAGCACATGGCTTTAACTTCTTTCCCGGAACTGACAG CATTGAAGTCTTGGCCGTATTCAAGAGAAGGGTTGtgatgaagaaaaagaagaaatcgGGAGTAAAGAAAGTGGGATTAAAGAAAGTGCGTGCTAAGTAG